Sequence from the Maribacter aquivivus genome:
GATAATGGACCAGATGCGGTTTCACCCACATGTACCGATGGTATAAAAAATGGTGATGAAACAGGAGTTGATTGTGGTGGTTCTTGTACTGCTTGCGAAACAACAAACCCAGAAGAAAGTACTGTTTTAACAGGAGAATTAACTGAAGAAAGAACACTTGATGCGACTAAAACCTATTCATTAGAAAAAAATTATAGTATTGAAGCTGGAGCTAAATTAATTATCCCTGCAGGAACCGTAATCAACGCAACTGTTGAAACAGGTGATGAAACTTCAACATACATTGTTGTACAAAGAGGTGGTGAAATAGATGTACAAGGTACAGCTGCCGCTCCAGTAACTATGCAATCTACAGGTGGTCAACCTGGTCAATGGGGTGGATTAGTAATCTTAGGTGACGCAACTACCACAGAAGGTGTTGACGCAACTGCCGAAGTTGGTAACTTTAAATACGGCGGGTCTACAAATGATGATAATTCTGGTTCAATTTCGTATTTGATCATAAAGCATGCAGGTGCTCAAATCGATGCCGAATCTCAATATAACGGTCTTACGCTTTATGCTGTAGGTTCAGGTACAACTATTGACAACGTTGCTATGATCGATGGTGATGATGATGGGGTTGAATTTTTTGGCGGAACTGTTTCTGCTTCTAACTTATACTTCGAGAACAACCAAGATGATTCTATTGACTGGACAGAAGGTTGGAACGGTACCGTTACCAATGCATATGTTCTTCATACTAAAGAAGGTTTCTCTACAGCTGTTGAAGCTGATAAAGCAAACGGAAACCCTAGTTTAATAAACTTTACTGCTGTTTCTACAGTAGGTGGTACTGCTTTACAATTTAAAGCGACTTCTGGAGCTACAATTACCGGTCTTTCTTTGAGTGGTTACGAAACTTCAATTGATATGAAAGACGATGGTCCTTTGGCTAACGTTATTATAGAAGGTGAAGCTGGTAACCCAGATACTAGCTACAATGCAAATGCAACAGTTGATATTGCAATTTTTGATTGGGTAAATACAGATGCAGCTGTTGGTAGCAGCATTTTAACAGGTAACTTAACTAGCGACCTTACTTTAGATGCAGGTATAAACTACTTCTTATCTAAAAACCTTAGCGTTGAAGATGGCGCTACACTTACAATACCTGCAGGTACAAAAATTACTGCTCAAGTTGAGTCTGGCGACGAAACCGAAACTTATATTGTAGTACAAAAAGGTGGTATGATTTCAATAGAAGGTACTGCGGCAAACCCAGTAGTTATGACTTCTACAAATGATAACCCTGGTGATTGGGGCGGATTGGTAATTTTAGGTGATGCTACTACTACTGAAGGTGTAGATGCAACTGCAGAAGTAGGAAACTTCAAATATGGTGGTACTACTGATGATGATAATTCTGGTTCTATTAGCTATTTAATTATTAAAAATGCAGGTGCTCAAATTGATGCTGAATCTCAGTACAACGGACTTACACTTTATGCTGTAGGTTCTGGAACAACTATTGACAATGTTGCAATGATCGATGGTGAAGATGACGGAGTTGAGTTCTTTGGTGGAACTGTTTCTGCTACTAACTTATATTTCGAAAACAACCAAGATGATTCTATTGACTGGACAGAAGGCTGGAACGGAACTGTAACTACTGCTTATGTTTTACATAATCAAGAAGGTTTTTCTACCGCTGTTGAAGCTGATAAAGCAAACGGTAATCCTAAATTAATTGACTTTACTGCTGTATCTACTGTTGGTGGTACTGCTTTACAATTCAAAGCTACATCTGGTGCTACCTTAACAAATGTTAGCCTAGTTGGTTATACAACTAACGTTGATATGAAAGATAATGGTCCATTAGCTAACGTAATTGTTGACGAAACTGCACTTACTACAGCTGAAGACGATGTTTTTAATGGAACTGCTGTCGATGTTGCGATTTTTGCTTGGGCAACTGATAACTAAATAACAGTATTATAAATTAATTAAAAGCCCGCAAATTGCGGGCTTTTTTGTTTAGAATAATTCTTACAATCAAAGACTACACGCTACTTAAAACCACAATAAAATGGGTAGTTAAGGTCATAAATAGTGCATTTCATCGATTATATTGCATTTCATCGATCTTTTCACAATATCTACTCTTACAAAAATAAAAAGGAGTGTTAAATTCCTATATTTGTGGCATAGCATTTGTAACCAGCTATGTATGAAGCACCTTTACCTAATCCTCTTCTTTTTCTTTATTTCCTTCAGCTATGGGCAAAGTACCCAAAGTAATGGAGATATTGATGGTTTTAGTATGTATCCAAATCCGGTTACTACAGGTAAAGTTTACATTTCTACCAACCTCAATGCTCCTAAAGAAATTTTCATCTACGATGTATTTGGCACATTATTATTGAAGACTACTATTTTAGGCAAAGAATTGAATCTTTCTGATTTAGATACTGGTGTGTACGTATTGCGTGTTCTTGAGAAAAACAAGATGTGTACACGTAAGCTGATTGTTAAGTAACAACTCCCCTCTTTTTCTCCGTATTTTCAAAGTTCACTATCGGTTAACTACACGTTTTTACGACGAATTACTTCGACTTTCTCATAGACCTACAAAAAATTTGGTTTCACAACATTTTCAGTGTTCAAGTAACACTTAACCATACCTTTGAAGTGTTGATCCCAAATCAATATCAAATGAAGAAAATCTACTTTATGCTATTTATGGCAGTCTCCGTTGGTTTATATGCGCAAGACACCATCGATATCAACAACCTACGAAACGATGAAATTGCCGGATTCAAATTATACCCCAACCCAGCAATTGCTGATGTTGTTTATGTAACAACACAGAACAACAACCCTAAAGAAGTTAGAGTTTATGATGTATTCGGTGAGCTAGTCTTAATCGAAAAATTGTCTGCAAAGGCAATGAATATCTCAAAGCTTTCACCGGGAGTGTATGTAGTTCAAGTAACTGAAAACGAAAAATCAATTACACGCAAGCTTGTGGTGAAATAAATAACCTACATATTTTCATCTCAAAACAATTAAAATAATTTGGTTCAGTACCTTTACCAGAATTGGTACCGAACATGAAGCATAATGCTATTTTTGATATACAAACAGATGGGGATTTTCTAACCCAAGCACTGCGTATATTCAAGTTTCAGTATGACAACAATTTAGTCTACCACGATTTTTGCACATATTTAAACGTGCAACCAGATGCTGTTCAAACTTTAGAACAGATTCCGTTTTTACCTATAGAATTCTTTAAGTCTAAAGATGTTCTCAGTACCACCGATACGCCAGAAATAACATTTACTAGCAGCGGCACCACTGGCAGTGAAACAAGCAAGCACTTTGTAACCGACTTAAGTCTATACGAGCAGAGTTATCTAAAGGCTTTCAACCACTTTTACGGAGCTATTGAGGACTATTGTGTTCTTGCTCTATTACCATCGTATTTAGAGCGCACTGGCTCTTCTTTGATTTATATGGCAGATGATTTGATTAAAAAATCAAATCACCCAGAAAGCGGTTTCTTTTTAAATGAATACGCACAGCTGCACCAATTACTGCTAGAGCTTCAAAAGACCGATACCAAAATATTGATCATAGGCGTTTCTTTCGCATTGCTCGAATTTACCGAGCAATACCAGATGTCTTTAAAAAACGCCATTATCATGGAAACTGGCG
This genomic interval carries:
- a CDS encoding T9SS type A sorting domain-containing protein, yielding MKHLYLILFFFFISFSYGQSTQSNGDIDGFSMYPNPVTTGKVYISTNLNAPKEIFIYDVFGTLLLKTTILGKELNLSDLDTGVYVLRVLEKNKMCTRKLIVK
- a CDS encoding acyl transferase; the protein is MKHNAIFDIQTDGDFLTQALRIFKFQYDNNLVYHDFCTYLNVQPDAVQTLEQIPFLPIEFFKSKDVLSTTDTPEITFTSSGTTGSETSKHFVTDLSLYEQSYLKAFNHFYGAIEDYCVLALLPSYLERTGSSLIYMADDLIKKSNHPESGFFLNEYAQLHQLLLELQKTDTKILIIGVSFALLEFTEQYQMSLKNAIIMETGGMKGRRKEIVRQELHQLLSNGFGVPHIHSEYGMTELLSQAYSKGNGVFDCPAWMKILVRDTEDPLTYLNNGKSGGINVIDLANINSCSFIATQDLGKINQNGTFEIIGRFDNSDIRGCNLMVL
- a CDS encoding T9SS type A sorting domain-containing protein, whose protein sequence is MKKIYFMLFMAVSVGLYAQDTIDINNLRNDEIAGFKLYPNPAIADVVYVTTQNNNPKEVRVYDVFGELVLIEKLSAKAMNISKLSPGVYVVQVTENEKSITRKLVVK